In Morganella morganii, the following are encoded in one genomic region:
- a CDS encoding precorrin-3B C(17)-methyltransferase, translating to MLTVIGIGPGSEAMMTEEAVTALKEAEVVVGYKTYTHLVKPLVGDKEVIKTGMRKEIERCHLAIELAQEGKNVAMVCSGDAGIYGMAGLILEIVTKEKRDIQVRVVPGITASIAAASLLGAPLMHDFCHISLSDLLTPWEVIEKRIKAAAEADFVICFYNPRSLGREGHLARAFELMAPFKAATTPIGVVKAAARKKEEKWITTFGEMEYERVDMTSLVIVGNKSTYISDDLMITPRGYKL from the coding sequence ATGTTAACCGTTATAGGCATTGGCCCCGGCAGTGAAGCCATGATGACCGAAGAAGCCGTCACCGCACTGAAAGAAGCGGAAGTGGTCGTCGGGTATAAAACCTATACCCATCTGGTGAAACCTCTGGTGGGCGACAAAGAAGTCATCAAAACCGGCATGCGCAAAGAGATCGAACGCTGCCATCTGGCCATTGAGCTTGCACAGGAAGGCAAAAACGTGGCGATGGTGTGCAGCGGTGACGCCGGGATTTACGGCATGGCCGGGCTTATCCTCGAAATCGTCACCAAAGAGAAGCGCGATATTCAGGTGCGTGTGGTGCCGGGTATTACCGCCAGTATCGCCGCCGCGTCTTTACTGGGTGCCCCGCTGATGCACGACTTCTGCCATATCAGCCTGAGCGACCTGCTCACGCCGTGGGAGGTGATTGAGAAACGCATCAAAGCCGCCGCCGAAGCCGATTTTGTTATCTGTTTCTATAACCCGCGCAGCCTGGGCCGCGAAGGTCATCTGGCCCGTGCCTTTGAACTGATGGCACCGTTCAAAGCCGCCACCACCCCGATCGGCGTGGTGAAAGCTGCGGCCCGTAAGAAAGAAGAGAAATGGATCACCACCTTCGGTGAGATGGAATATGAGCGTGTCGATATGACCAGCCTGGTGATTGTCGGTAATAAATCCACCTATATCAGTGATGACCTGATGATCACACCACGGGGATACAAACTGTGA
- a CDS encoding cobalt-precorrin-6A reductase has product MNDGRLLIFGGTSDARLLCERLDAQGVRYRLSVATAAGRQQAAGLQGEIREGRMDAQAMAEYCRRHGIRLLADLSHPYAAVLSDTILQVQRELGIPLVRYNRPSDIDAVDNPLIYKTDSIDSACEIAMTLGQRILLTTGSKQLADYIARLPGKTVLARVLPTQEVLAQCESYGMTIDQIFALKGPFSAEFNEAFYRYCGTDVVITKESGTQGGFSEKIAPCLALGIPCIVVVRPQTRVSGDVTELQDLCGVEQYLTSRFSVC; this is encoded by the coding sequence GTGAATGACGGCAGACTGCTGATTTTCGGCGGGACCAGTGATGCCCGTCTGCTCTGTGAGCGCCTGGATGCACAGGGAGTCCGCTACCGGCTCTCGGTCGCCACCGCCGCAGGCCGTCAGCAGGCAGCCGGATTACAGGGTGAGATCCGGGAAGGCCGGATGGATGCACAGGCGATGGCGGAATACTGCCGCCGTCACGGGATCCGCCTGCTGGCGGATCTCTCGCATCCTTACGCCGCCGTGCTCAGCGACACTATTTTGCAGGTGCAGCGTGAGCTGGGCATTCCGCTGGTGCGTTATAACCGCCCGAGTGATATTGACGCGGTTGATAACCCGCTGATTTACAAAACGGACTCCATCGACAGCGCCTGTGAGATTGCCATGACACTCGGTCAGCGGATTTTGCTGACCACCGGCAGCAAACAGCTGGCGGATTATATTGCCCGGCTGCCGGGCAAAACCGTGCTGGCGCGGGTACTGCCGACACAGGAAGTGCTGGCGCAGTGCGAATCTTACGGGATGACCATTGACCAGATTTTTGCCCTCAAAGGGCCGTTTTCGGCGGAATTTAATGAAGCGTTTTACCGTTACTGCGGCACGGATGTGGTGATCACCAAAGAGTCCGGCACCCAGGGCGGATTCAGTGAAAAAATCGCCCCCTGTCTGGCGCTGGGAATTCCCTGCATTGTCGTGGTACGCCCGCAGACCCGGGTGTCCGGTGATGTGACTGAATTGCAGGATCTTTGCGGGGTAGAGCAGTATCTGACATCCCGTTTTTCTGTCTGTTGA